A region from the Drosophila bipectinata strain 14024-0381.07 chromosome 3R, DbipHiC1v2, whole genome shotgun sequence genome encodes:
- the Gld gene encoding glucose dehydrogenase [FAD, quinone] isoform X2 → MSASPSACDCLVGVPTGPTLASTCGGSAFMLFMGLLEVFIRSQCDLEDPCGRASSRFRSEPDYEYDFIVIGGGSAGSVVASRLSEVPQWKVLLIEAGGDEPVGAQIPSMFLNFIGSDIDYRYNTEPERMACLSSMEQRCYWPRGKVLGGTSVMNGMMYIRGNREDYDDWAAQGNPGWAFNDVLPFFKKSEDNLELDAVGTEYHAKGGLLPVGKFPYNPPLSYAILKAGEELGFSVQDLNGQNSTGFMIAQMTARNGIRYSSARAFLRPARMRTNLHILLNTTVTKILIHPHTKNVLGVEVSDQFGSMRKILVKKEVVLSAGAVNSPQILLLSGVGPKDELQQVNVRTVHNLPGVGKNLHNHVAYFTNFFIDDADTAPLNWATAMEYLLFRDGLMSGTGISDVTAKLSTRWSDRPDLPDLQLYFGGYLASCARTGQVGELLSNNSRAIQIFPAVLNPRSRGYIALRSADPLEPPRIFANYLTDERDVKTLVEGIKFAIRLSQTSPLKQYGMRLDKTVVKGCESHTFGSDAYWECAVRQNTGPENHQAGSCKMGPSHDPMAVVNHELRVHGIRGLRVMDTSIMPKVTAGNTHAPAVMIAERGAYLLKRAWGAKV, encoded by the exons TTTCGTTCGGAGCCGGATTACGAGTACGATTTCATTGTCATTGGCGGTGGCTCAGCGGGCTCTGTGGTTGCCTCTCGCCTCTCCGAGGTGCCCCAGTGGAAGGTGTTGCTGATCGAAGCCG GTGGAGATGAACCAGTGGGCGCCCAGATTCCTTCCATGTTCCTGAACTTCATCGGCAGCGATATTGACTATCGTTACAATACGGAGCCGGAGCGTATGGCTTGCTTGTCCTCCATGGAGCAGCGATGCTATTGGCCCCGAGGCAAGGTCCTGGGAGGCACCTCGGTAATGAACGGCATGATGTACATTCGCGGCAATCGGGAGGACTACGACGATTGGGCAGCCCAGGGAAATCCTGGCTGGGCATTCAACGACGTCCTGCCGTTCTTTAAAAAGTCTGAGGATAACCTGGAGCTGGATGCCGTGGGCACAGAATACCACGCCAAGGGTGGACTCCTGCCCGTTGGAAAGTTCCCTTACAATCCCCCACTTTCCTATGCCATCCTGAAGGCTGGCGAAGAACTTGGCTTCTCTGTGCAGGATCTTAATGGACAGAATTCCACCGGGTTCATGATTGCTCAGATGACGGCGCGAAATGGCATCCGGTATAGCTCCGCTAGGGCCTTCCTGCGCCCAGCCCGCATGCGCACCAATCTCCACATTCTGCTGAACACCACGGTGACCAAGATCCTGATCCACCCGCACACCAAGAATGTCCTAGGCGTGGAGGTGAGCGATCAGTTTGGCAGCATGCGTAAAATCTTGGTCAAGAAGGAAGTGGTTCTCAGCGCTGGTGCAGTCAACTCTCCGCAGATTCTGCTTTTGAGTGGCGTCGGGCCAAAGGATGAACTGCAGCAGGTTAATGTTCGAACTGTCCACAATTTACCGGGCGTGGGCAAGAACCTCCACAATCATGTGGCCTACTTCACAAACTTCTTTATTGACGATGCGGACACGGCACCCTTGAACTGGGCCACGGCCATGGAGTATCTACTGTTCCGGGACGGACTCATGTCAGGCACTGGCATCTCTGACGTGACTGCCAAACTGTCCACACGCTGGTCGGATCGACCGGATCTTCCCGATCTGCAGCTGTACTTTGGCGGCTATCTGGCCAGCTGTGCTCGCACCGGTCAGGTGGGTGAGCTGCTTTCAAACAACTCACGAGCCATACAGATCTTCCCAGCTGTCCTGAATCCCCGATCACGCGGCTACATAGCCCTGCGTTCAGCAGACCCACTGGAGCCGCCGCGTATCTTTGCCAACTACCTGACCGACGAGCGGGATGTGAAGACCCTGGTAGAGGGCATCAAGTTCGCCATCAGGCTGTCGCAGACCTCTCCTCTGAAGCAGTACGGCATGCGGCTGGACAAGACGGTGGTGAAGGGATGTGAGTCGCATACGTTTGGCAGCGATGCCTACTGGGAGTGCGCCGTCAGGCAGAACACCGGACCGGAGAACCACCAGGCGGGCTCCTGCAAAATGGGTCCCAGCCACGATCCTATGGCCGTTGTGAATCACGAGCTGCGGGTGCATGGCATCCGGGGACTGCGCGTTATGGACACCAGCATAATGCCGAAGGTGACGGCCGGCAATACCCATGCTCCCGCCGTAATGATCGCCGAGCGGGGCGCCTACCTGCTGAAGCGGGCATGGGGCGCCAAGGTCTGA
- the Gld gene encoding glucose dehydrogenase [FAD, quinone] isoform X1 — MSASPSACDCLVGVPTGPTLASTCGGSAFMLFMGLLEVFIRSQCDLEDPCGRASSRFRSEPDYEYDFIVIGGGSAGSVVASRLSEVPQWKVLLIEAGGDEPVGAQIPSMFLNFIGSDIDYRYNTEPERMACLSSMEQRCYWPRGKVLGGTSVMNGMMYIRGNREDYDDWAAQGNPGWAFNDVLPFFKKSEDNLELDAVGTEYHAKGGLLPVGKFPYNPPLSYAILKAGEELGFSVQDLNGQNSTGFMIAQMTARNGIRYSSARAFLRPARMRTNLHILLNTTVTKILIHPHTKNVLGVEVSDQFGSMRKILVKKEVVLSAGAVNSPQILLLSGVGPKDELQQVNVRTVHNLPGVGKNLHNHVAYFTNFFIDDADTAPLNWATAMEYLLFRDGLMSGTGISDVTAKLSTRWSDRPDLPDLQLYFGGYLASCARTGQVGELLSNNSRAIQIFPAVLNPRSRGYIALRSADPLEPPRIFANYLTDERDVKTLVEGIKFAIRLSQTSPLKQYGMRLDKTVVKGCESHTFGSDAYWECAVRQNTGPENHQAGSCKMGPSHDPMAVVNHELRVHGIRGLRVMDTSIMPKVTAGNTHAPAVMIAERGAYLLKRAWGAKVURVDATWTLHRVI; from the exons TTTCGTTCGGAGCCGGATTACGAGTACGATTTCATTGTCATTGGCGGTGGCTCAGCGGGCTCTGTGGTTGCCTCTCGCCTCTCCGAGGTGCCCCAGTGGAAGGTGTTGCTGATCGAAGCCG GTGGAGATGAACCAGTGGGCGCCCAGATTCCTTCCATGTTCCTGAACTTCATCGGCAGCGATATTGACTATCGTTACAATACGGAGCCGGAGCGTATGGCTTGCTTGTCCTCCATGGAGCAGCGATGCTATTGGCCCCGAGGCAAGGTCCTGGGAGGCACCTCGGTAATGAACGGCATGATGTACATTCGCGGCAATCGGGAGGACTACGACGATTGGGCAGCCCAGGGAAATCCTGGCTGGGCATTCAACGACGTCCTGCCGTTCTTTAAAAAGTCTGAGGATAACCTGGAGCTGGATGCCGTGGGCACAGAATACCACGCCAAGGGTGGACTCCTGCCCGTTGGAAAGTTCCCTTACAATCCCCCACTTTCCTATGCCATCCTGAAGGCTGGCGAAGAACTTGGCTTCTCTGTGCAGGATCTTAATGGACAGAATTCCACCGGGTTCATGATTGCTCAGATGACGGCGCGAAATGGCATCCGGTATAGCTCCGCTAGGGCCTTCCTGCGCCCAGCCCGCATGCGCACCAATCTCCACATTCTGCTGAACACCACGGTGACCAAGATCCTGATCCACCCGCACACCAAGAATGTCCTAGGCGTGGAGGTGAGCGATCAGTTTGGCAGCATGCGTAAAATCTTGGTCAAGAAGGAAGTGGTTCTCAGCGCTGGTGCAGTCAACTCTCCGCAGATTCTGCTTTTGAGTGGCGTCGGGCCAAAGGATGAACTGCAGCAGGTTAATGTTCGAACTGTCCACAATTTACCGGGCGTGGGCAAGAACCTCCACAATCATGTGGCCTACTTCACAAACTTCTTTATTGACGATGCGGACACGGCACCCTTGAACTGGGCCACGGCCATGGAGTATCTACTGTTCCGGGACGGACTCATGTCAGGCACTGGCATCTCTGACGTGACTGCCAAACTGTCCACACGCTGGTCGGATCGACCGGATCTTCCCGATCTGCAGCTGTACTTTGGCGGCTATCTGGCCAGCTGTGCTCGCACCGGTCAGGTGGGTGAGCTGCTTTCAAACAACTCACGAGCCATACAGATCTTCCCAGCTGTCCTGAATCCCCGATCACGCGGCTACATAGCCCTGCGTTCAGCAGACCCACTGGAGCCGCCGCGTATCTTTGCCAACTACCTGACCGACGAGCGGGATGTGAAGACCCTGGTAGAGGGCATCAAGTTCGCCATCAGGCTGTCGCAGACCTCTCCTCTGAAGCAGTACGGCATGCGGCTGGACAAGACGGTGGTGAAGGGATGTGAGTCGCATACGTTTGGCAGCGATGCCTACTGGGAGTGCGCCGTCAGGCAGAACACCGGACCGGAGAACCACCAGGCGGGCTCCTGCAAAATGGGTCCCAGCCACGATCCTATGGCCGTTGTGAATCACGAGCTGCGGGTGCATGGCATCCGGGGACTGCGCGTTATGGACACCAGCATAATGCCGAAGGTGACGGCCGGCAATACCCATGCTCCCGCCGTAATGATCGCCGAGCGGGGCGCCTACCTGCTGAAGCGGGCATGGGGCGCCAAGGTCTGACGCGTGGATGCGACGTGGACGTTGCATAGAGTAATTTAA
- the Obp84a gene encoding general odorant-binding protein 84a isoform X2: protein MFRNVCVISLLYLVFVAGQDIVPDDPEVQKEMHQMFYKARVACADENLVPYVKICFIFALLNLSLALQDQAKDNGDIFIINYDSFDGDVDDISTTTPAPKEADYVDFDDVVRNCNASFITPMSNVLTFNNTGTLPDEKDKTSMCYFHCFFEKSGLMTDYKLNADLVRKYVWPATGDSLEVCEKEGKEDANACERGYAIVKCVFTRSLTDARNKPTV, encoded by the exons ATGTTTCGAAACGTATGTGTTATTTCGTTGTTGTATCTAGTTTTTGTTGCTGGGCAGGATATCGTCCCCGATGATCCTGAAGTGCAGAAGGAAATGCACCAGATGTTCTACAAGGCTAGGGTGGCCTGTGCGGATGAAAATTTAGTTCCGTATG TTaaaatctgttttatttttgctctGTTAAACTTGAGCTTGGCCCTTCAGGATCAAGCCAAGGATAATGGCGATATATTCATTATAAACTATGACAGCTTCGATGGCGATGTGGATGATATATCCACGACTACGCCAGCTCCCAAGGAAGCAGACTATGTAGATTTTGACGATGTCGTTCGTAACTGCAATGCTAGTTTCATAACTCCGATGT CCAATGTGTTGACTTTTAATAACACTGGTACCCTGCCAGACGAAAAGGATAAAACGAGCATG TGCTACTTTCACTGCTTCTTTGAGAAATCTGGCCTGATGACAGACTATAAGCTAAATGCGGACTTGGTGCGTAAATATGTTTGGCCAGCAACTGGAGACTCCCTCGAGGTTTGCGAAAAAGAAGGAA AGGAAGATGCCAATGCCTGCGAGAGAGGCTACGCCATTGTCAAGTGTGTCTTTACCAGATCCCTCACTGATGCCAGGAACAAGCCCACCGTTTAA
- the Obp84a gene encoding general odorant-binding protein 84a isoform X1, with protein MFRNVCVISLLYLVFVAGQDIVPDDPEVQKEMHQMFYKARVACADENLVPYANVLTFNNTGTLPDEKDKTSMCYFHCFFEKSGLMTDYKLNADLVRKYVWPATGDSLEVCEKEGKEDANACERGYAIVKCVFTRSLTDARNKPTV; from the exons ATGTTTCGAAACGTATGTGTTATTTCGTTGTTGTATCTAGTTTTTGTTGCTGGGCAGGATATCGTCCCCGATGATCCTGAAGTGCAGAAGGAAATGCACCAGATGTTCTACAAGGCTAGGGTGGCCTGTGCGGATGAAAATTTAGTTCCGTATG CCAATGTGTTGACTTTTAATAACACTGGTACCCTGCCAGACGAAAAGGATAAAACGAGCATG TGCTACTTTCACTGCTTCTTTGAGAAATCTGGCCTGATGACAGACTATAAGCTAAATGCGGACTTGGTGCGTAAATATGTTTGGCCAGCAACTGGAGACTCCCTCGAGGTTTGCGAAAAAGAAGGAA AGGAAGATGCCAATGCCTGCGAGAGAGGCTACGCCATTGTCAAGTGTGTCTTTACCAGATCCCTCACTGATGCCAGGAACAAGCCCACCGTTTAA
- the Dtwd2 gene encoding tRNA-uridine aminocarboxypropyltransferase 2: MTNIEDEAWQDLVGIGADPPIRRDKCEQCKRPAVVCWCPALPSPPEAVASQIVILQHPAEEKRSLRTALMLQLGLEPGKCVVYKGKRFPNHKNHAELQRILESPQTLLLYPSRDSVPLEEVDRSAGPYTLLLIDGTWPQAKAIYASSPALHRLRQVKLIAVGISDYIIRTQPTEGCLSTLETAAQCLAVLESRPELRQTLVRPLHTLCKYQLDNGAVEHQSKEFLLKNNQYPKPIGKRLSRLLNYSNTVCGGGLDKDLET; this comes from the exons ATGACAAACATCGAGGATGAAGCCTGGCAGGATCTCGTGGGCATTGGTGCCGATCCGCCTATCAGACGCGACAAGTGCGAGCAGTGCAA ACGTCCAGCGGTCGTTTGCTGGTGTCCCGCCCTTCCTAGTCCCCCGGAGGCGGTAGCCTCGCAAATTGTGATCCTTCAGCATCCCGCCGAGGAGAAGCGTTCCCTCCGCACAGCTCTGATGCTTCAGCTGGGCCTGGAGCCTGGAAAATGTGTGGTGTACAAGGGAAAACGATTCCCGAACCACAAAAACCATGCTGAACTGCAAAGGATTCTGGAGTCCCCGCAAACGCTATTGCTTTATCCTAGCCGAGATTCAGTGCCCTTGGAGGAGGTGGACCGCAGTGCAGGTCCTTACACGCTGCTTCTCATAGACGGCACTTGGCCGCAGGCCAAAGCCATTTACGCTAGCAGTCCAGCCTTACATCGTCTCCGTCAAGTTAAGCTCATTGCTGTGGGCATAAGTGACTATATCATTCGGACCCAGCCCACGGAGGGTTGCCTCAGTACCCTGGAGACAGCGGCCCAGTGCTTGGCTGTGCTCGAATCCCGACCAGAATTGAGGCAAACCCTTGTCCGGCCTCTGCACACTCTCTGCAAGTACCAACTGGATAATGGGGCAGTGGAGCATCAGTCTAAGGagtttctattaaaaaataaccAGTACCCCAAACCCATTGGCAAGCGGCTGAGCCGTCTGCTCAACTACAGCAACACTGTCTGCGGTGGCGGTCTTGATAAGGATTTGGAAACGTGA
- the LOC108130599 gene encoding serine/threonine-protein kinase 16, with protein MQSLGWTLIMKRGCFCRKETLNINGSRYTIRDRLAQGGFSLIDLGENTITRRSYAIKRITCHSIDDQNIALREIENCRKIDSENVIRVVDYELKGQADIVINTTSTLFIVLPYYKHGALADHLQLRARKQDHMPEAQILQIFLGVCEGLKAIHEAKPVPLAHRDLKTANICLSDSFEPIIVDLGSMTEARLQIVGQSDAQRLQDEAEERSSIVYRAPELFTVKTYCTIDERTDIWSLGCVLYAMCYFHSPFDPIYERGDSVALAVLSGNINIPEDSIYTEDMHELINYMLRTDPMERPFIFSVIERTHDLIQKLEGRL; from the exons ATGCAGAGCCTCGGTTGGACGCTAATCATGAAACGCGGCTGCTTCTGCCGCAAGGAGACACTAAATATCAACGGATCCCGCTACACAATTCGCGACAGGCTGGCCCAAgg GGGCTTCAGTCTCATCGACCTTGGGGAAAATACCATCACACGCCGGAGCTACGCGATTAAGCGCATCACCTGCCACAGCATCGACGACCAGAATATAGCGCTACGCGAAATCGAAAACTGCCGCAAGATCGATTCGGAAAACGTCATCCGAGTGGTGGACTACGAACTAAAGGGTCAGGCTGACATTGTCATAAACACCACCAGTACGCTGTTCATTGTACTGCCTTACTACAAGCATGGCGCTTTGGCGGATCATTTGCAATTGCGGGCTCGAAAACAGGACCACATGCCCGAGGCTCAGATCCTGCAGATCTTCCTGGGCGTCTGCGAAGGTCTCAAGGCCATACACGAAGCCAAGCCAGTGCCGCTGGCTCATCGGGACTTAAAGACCGCCAATATATGTCTCTCGGACTCATTCGAGCCCATTATCGTGGATCTGGGCTCAATGACAGAGGCGCGCCTTCAAATAGTAGGTCAGTCGGATGCCCAACGACTGCAAGACGAAGCTGAGGAGCGGAGTTCCATTGTATATCGGGCTCCCGAACTGTTTACTGTGAAGACGTACTGCACCATAGATGAACGAACAGATATATGG AGTCTTGGTTGTGTTTTGTACGCAATGTGCTACTTTCATTCGCCTTTTGATCCCATCTACGAGCGGGGAGACAGCGTGGCATTGGCTGTACTTAGCGGAAATATAAACATTCCAGAGGATTCAATTTACACAGAG GACATGCATGAACTGATAAACTACATGCTGCGCACCGATCCCATGGAAAGACCATTCATTTTTAGCGTCATTGAACGAACCCACGACTTGATACAAAAGCTGGAGGGTCGATTGTAG
- the LOC108130600 gene encoding G patch domain-containing protein 11: MSDEEEDYMSDKFLAGLQDVRPSLVQNRGKKRQIEVQSKQEEHKKRQREASSSGNVNNERLQQSLSQPLTSENKGFQLLAKMGYKAGTGLGKQPDARIEPVGISIKSGRGGLGREAAVAELKAKRQELRRAHLLQKAGIQPGEEISTEAYRRRATQKAEERKLMYDIKRCQQTCESLDLKEGIAEPDMEFFWPPKPKEEVEETEDGEEQPEEEEEQAEEDAYTPSEQLEMLTSYLRTAYTFCYWCGTHYTSKDDLDSNCPGLTRDDH, encoded by the exons atgtCAGACGAGGAGGAAGATTATATGTCTGATAAGTTCCTGGCTGG ACTGCAAGATGTGCGACCCAGTCTGGTGCAGAACCGCGGCAAGAAACGTCAAATTGAAGTTCAGAGCAAGCAGGAGGAACACAAGAAGCGACAACGCGAAGCTTCTTCATCAGGAAACGTTAACAATGAGCGCTTGCAACAGTCTCTTAGCCAGCCGCTAACATCGGAAAACAAAGGCTTCCAACTGCTAGCTAAGATGGGCTACAAGGCGGGGACTGGACTGGGAAAACAGCCAGATGCCCGCATCGAACCTGTAGGAATTTCCATAAAAAGCGGACGAGGCGGCTTGGGACGCGAAGCAGCGGTGGCCGAGTTGAAGGCCAAACGCCAAGAGCTGCGAAGAGCTCATCTCCTGCAAAAGGCGGGAATACAACCTGGCGAGGAAATAAGTACGGAAGCTTATAGAAGGCGCGCCACCCAGAAGGCAGAGGAAAGGAAACTCATGTACGACATTAAACGATGCCAGCAAACCTGCGAGTCGTTGGATTTAAAAGAGGGCATTGCAGAGCCGGATATGGAATTCTTTTGGCCACCCAAACCAAAGGAGGAAGTAGAAGAAACCGAGGATGGAGAAGAGCAGccagaggaggaggaagagcAAGCCGAAGAGGATGCCTATACGCCTTCAGAGCAGCTGGAAATGCTTACCAGCTACCTTCGCACGGCTTACACCTTTTGCTACTGGTGTGGAACACATTATACGAGTAAAGACGACCTGGACTCCAATTGTCCGGGACTAACTCGTGATGAccattaa
- the Noc3 gene encoding nucleolar complex protein 3 has product MGTKKVKISSVKRAAHLKSKKTPLTKQQQQKQKQKRDQLHSKREQGQNIFSQKARKKDNLAQRKKHNKLASLGVDPLELEGNDDDDDLDLDNVADMLDGDDLALLQANKRKRKAKAADEDHEEQLQAVGLEMEYATASKKEEAAKKIKVDLLPIKSRDGQIITRTTEVDYVPKPKVKKQGDAEDEEEEDDDEDGESVYEDSDDDIVNDVDAPQELPSQKMLSTTDLMLVREQEIERQKYRIGIICSGLLEKPEDKMRHFHALYELMDEINPTTRLPNLMPVRKLAMISATEIFKDILPEYRVGQVDTKMQTLRKATLERVTFENALLQQFKKFLQKLEQLTGQVNKRGGQRTPQTIKMATVAVQCMCDLLVAHPYFNYVQNIAQLLVYMLNCNYAEMRTAINQCFRTVFANDKRFEITLFIVRRINHLIKTKQNNVHVECITCLMGLKIKNVNLDAEKENELKQKKLESHRQRLLSLSKKERKRRKKLTEVNRELEETKAEENKQAKHLKLTEIIKMVFTIYFRILKNDPTSRILSAILEGLAEFAHVINLDFFADLIDVLNRILEDQEELGYRERLHCIQTIFVILSGQGEVLNIDPIRFYQHFYRNMLAVTAGKNHEDFAIILRTLDEVLVKRRRNMSQQRLMAFIKRLLSGSLHLLHNGTLATLGTIKQTFQLTSVLDALLDTDTTIGSGRYDPELEDPEYCNASSTALYELSLLARHYHPTVRRMAVHIANGVPASGEGALPTDIGKLTSHDLFTQYDSSQMAFNPTIPLPKAGQPKLKKGRQMYIRPGFKQEYRTLLREAQSSRSGDRHKLNLDFHSALQ; this is encoded by the exons atgGGAACT AAAAAGGTGAAGATTAGCTCCGTTAAGCGGGCGGCTCACTTGAAATCCAAGAAAACACCGCTGacgaagcaacaacaacagaaacagaagcaGAAACGCGATCAATTGCACTCCAAGCGGGAACAGGGCCAAAATATATTCTCACAGAAGGCCAGGAAGAAGGATAACCTGGCCCAGAGAAAGAAGCACAACAAACTGGCTTCCTTAGGTGTAGACCCCTTGGAACTGGAAGGCAACGATGATGACGACGATTTGGATCTGGACAATGTGGCTGATATGCTCGACGGCGACGACCTGGCGTTGCTTCAGGCCAACAAACGCAAGCGAAAGGCCAAAGCAGCCGACGAAGATCACGAGGAACAACTGCAGGCGGTGGGCTTAGAAATGGAGTACGCGACAGCCAGCAAAAAAGAGGAAGCTGCCAAGAAAATCAAGGTGGATTTGCTGCCTATTAAGTCCAGGGATGGCCAGATTATTACCCGCACCACAGAAGTAGACTATGTGCCCAAGCCCAAAGTTAAGAAACAAGGGGACGCggaggacgaggaggaagAGGATGACGACGAAGATGGTGAATCGGTTTACGAGGACAGTGACGACGATATTGTGAACGATGTAGACGCTCCACAGGAACTTCCCAGCCAGAAAATGCTTTCCACCACAGATCTAATGCTTGTCCGTGAGCAAGAGATCGAACGACAGAAGTACCGCATTGGTATCATCTGTTCCGGCCTGCTGGAGAAGCCCGAGGATAAGATGCGTCACTTCCATGCCCTCTATGAGCTGATGGATGAAATAAACCCTACTACCAGGCTGCCCAATCTGATGCCTGTCCGGAAGCTGGCCATGATTTCCGCCACTGAGATATTCAAAGACATTCTGCCGGAGTATCGAGTGGGTCAGGTTGATACCAAAATGCAGACACTACGCAAGGCTACGCTGGAACGTGTTACCTTTGAGAATGCCCTGCTGCAGCAATTCAAGAAGTTCCTCCAGAAACTAGAGCAGCTTACGGGACAGGTGAACAAGAGAGGAGGCCAACGGACTCCACAGACCATAAAAATGGCAACTGTAGCCGTGCAGTGCATGTGCGATCTTCTGGTAGCCCATCCGTATTTCAATTAcgtccaaaacattgcccaacTGCTGGTCTATATGCTCAACTGCAACTACGCGGAAATGCGAACGGCCATTAACCAGTGTTTCCGCACAGTCTTCGCCAACGACAAGCGATTTGAAATAACCCTTTTCATCGTGCGACGCATCAATCACCtgattaaaactaaacaaaacaatGTCCACGTGGAGTGCATTACCTGCCTTATGGGCCTGAAGATCAAGAACGTGAACCTAGACGCCGAAAAGGAGAACGAGTTGAAGCAAAAGAAACTGGAGTCCCATCGCCAGAGGCTCTTGAGTTTGTCCAAAAAAGAGCGGAAGCGTCGGAAGAAGCTCACCGAAGTAAACCGGGAGTTGGAGGAGACCAAAGCCGAGGAGAACAAGCAAGCCAAGCATCTGAAGCTTACCGAGATCATCAAGATGGTGTTCACCATTTACTTCCGCATCCTTAAAAATGATCCCACATCGCGAATTCTGAGCGCCATTCTTGAAGGCTTGGCAGA attcgctCATGTCATCAATCTGGATTTCTTTGCCGATCTTATCGATGTTCTCAACCGGATATTGGAGGATCAGGAAGAGCTGGGCTACCGCGAGCGCCTGCACTGCATTCAGACTATTTTTGTGATTCTTTCCGGTCAAGGCGAAGTTTTGAACATCGATCCCATACGATTCTACCAGCACTTCTATCGCAACATGTTGGCTGTGACTGCGGGCAAGAACCACGAGGACTTTGCCATTATATTGCGCACCCTGGATGAGGTTCTGGTGAAACGGCGGCGGAACATGAGCCAGCAACGTTTGATGGCATTTATAAAACGGTTATTAAGTGGCAGCTTGCATCTTCTGCATAATGGTACCTTGGCTACCCTGGGCACAATCAAACAGACCTTCCAACTTACCTCCGTGTTGGACGCCTTGCTGGACACTGACACCACCATAGGATCCGGTCGGTATGATCCTGAACTGGAGGACCCCGAGTACTGTAACGCATCCAGCACAGCCTTGTATGAGCTGAGTCTTCTGGCCCGCCACTATCATCCGACAGTGCGCCGCATGGCGGTGCACATTGCCAACGGAGTACCCGCATCCGGCGAAGGCGCTCTGCCCACAGACATCGGAAAGCT CACCTCACACGACTTGTTTACCCAGTACGACAGCTCACAGATGGCTTTTAATCCAACAATACCACTTCCGAAAGCTGGGCAACCAAAGCTCAAAAAGGGCAGGCAAATGTATATTCGGCCTGGATTCAAGCAGGAATACAGAACGCTATTGAGAGAAGCGCAATCTTCAAGATCTGGGGATAGGCATAAACTAAATCTTGACTTTCATAGTGCACTTCAATAG